The Methanocaldococcus jannaschii DSM 2661 genome has a segment encoding these proteins:
- a CDS encoding 4Fe-4S binding protein, whose translation MIELAELKNFAKIFLTGIYENLERIIFGSGRYTSLEMRNAILTGTVKIPKTVIEELCIGCEGCANVCPTKAIEMIPIEPVKITDNYVKDKIPKINPEKCVYCLYCHDFCPVFSVFNEISPIHPRDVGEEYIEIDISKLLQKKIEISEEQINKISSLLSINLRRIIKD comes from the coding sequence GTGATTGAGTTGGCTGAACTAAAGAACTTTGCCAAGATATTTTTAACCGGGATATATGAAAATTTGGAGAGAATTATCTTTGGGTCTGGAAGATACACAAGCTTAGAGATGAGAAACGCTATACTAACTGGAACTGTTAAGATTCCAAAAACCGTTATTGAAGAACTCTGCATTGGTTGTGAGGGATGTGCCAACGTCTGCCCAACTAAGGCAATTGAGATGATTCCAATTGAGCCCGTTAAAATAACAGATAACTATGTTAAAGATAAAATACCAAAAATTAATCCAGAAAAATGTGTATATTGCCTATATTGCCATGACTTCTGCCCAGTTTTTTCTGTGTTTAATGAAATATCTCCAATACATCCAAGAGATGTTGGTGAAGAATATATAGAGATTGATATATCAAAATTGTTACAGAAAAAAATTGAGATTTCTGAGGAGCAAATTAATAAGATTAGCTCATTGTTATCAATTAATTTGAGGAGAATTATTAAGGATTAA
- a CDS encoding ATP-binding protein translates to MKFFNREKEIHKILSIIEGEPNLIYFIYGSINSGKTALINEIINNRLDKNKYIVFYFDLREIFISKYDDFIEVLFEEYEGDKSPIEVIKAIINDLPSLYGIPIPKNTLNEIFKKKTTKNVFRYITNVLMDIKREGKQPIIIIDELQKIGDMKINGFLIYELFNYFVSLTKHKHLCHVFCLSSDSLFIERVYNEAMLEDRVDYILVDDHRGGYAPSIGILPQIESGVAFGNPALEYSNRGFASMRGEYILVDDFDKETALKFMDFLAKENNMSLTNEDKELIYNYVGGKPVLIIKVIDKLRYENLNDILDFMLKDATQKLKYFLEDVKEEDEELYKKVVDALKLFKEDYEIEDIKIPKKIREFLIKRNILFLNPIEGILKPQSFLVWNAIKKVL, encoded by the coding sequence ATGAAATTCTTCAATAGAGAGAAAGAAATTCATAAAATCTTATCTATTATAGAAGGAGAACCAAATTTGATTTATTTCATCTATGGCTCCATAAATAGTGGAAAAACTGCCTTAATAAATGAGATTATTAACAATAGATTAGATAAAAATAAATACATTGTGTTTTATTTTGATTTGAGGGAGATTTTTATCTCTAAATACGATGATTTCATTGAAGTTTTGTTTGAGGAATATGAAGGAGATAAAAGCCCTATAGAAGTAATTAAGGCAATTATCAATGACTTACCTTCATTGTATGGCATTCCCATACCAAAAAATACTCTAAACGAGATTTTTAAAAAGAAAACAACTAAAAATGTTTTTAGATATATAACCAATGTTTTAATGGACATTAAAAGAGAAGGAAAGCAACCAATAATTATTATTGATGAACTTCAAAAGATTGGAGACATGAAAATTAATGGATTCTTAATCTATGAGCTATTTAATTACTTTGTATCTCTAACCAAGCATAAACACCTATGCCACGTTTTCTGCCTAAGTTCAGATAGCTTATTCATAGAGAGAGTTTATAATGAAGCAATGTTGGAGGATAGAGTTGATTATATTTTGGTGGATGACCATAGAGGGGGCTACGCCCCCTCTATTGGTATACTCCCCCAGATAGAAAGTGGGGTTGCCTTTGGCAACCCCGCTCTGGAGTATAGCAATAGAGGCTTTGCCTCTATGCGAGGTGAATATATCTTAGTGGATGATTTTGATAAGGAAACTGCCTTAAAATTTATGGATTTTTTGGCTAAAGAGAATAACATGAGCTTAACTAATGAAGATAAAGAGTTAATCTATAATTATGTAGGGGGAAAACCAGTTTTAATAATAAAAGTTATTGATAAGTTGAGATATGAAAATTTAAACGATATTTTAGATTTTATGCTTAAGGATGCTACTCAAAAGTTAAAATATTTCTTAGAGGATGTTAAAGAAGAAGATGAGGAACTTTATAAAAAAGTTGTTGATGCATTAAAATTATTTAAAGAAGATTATGAAATAGAGGATATAAAAATACCTAAAAAAATTAGAGAGTTTTTAATTAAAAGAAATATCTTATTCTTAAATCCAATAGAAGGGATTTTAAAGCCTCAGAGTTTTTTAGTTTGGAATGCTATAAAGAAGGTGTTATAA